A window of Candidatus Saccharibacteria bacterium oral taxon 488 genomic DNA:
ACAGGATCAACCAGAGGTGAATAGGTATACTCGGTATATGAATAGCCGATAGTCCTGATCATGTGCCGAATGTGGCTATCATGTCGAGTTGATAGAGTTATCGCTCGTATGGCACGGCGATTGAGAGATATAAGATATGTTGCTTGTAGTGGAATATCTATATTGATGTATTTGCGATTATACCAATAAAACAACCTGCGACCGATACCAGATTTTGACAGAAGGCGCTTTGTAGTTATGTCGGCAACACCTTGCACGATATCGTGTTTTTTATTCGCCTCAACAATGTTCATTACATCCTCTATGCCGTCAATAGTGGGATTAGTTACTACCGCATAGTCGCCAATTGCGCCTTCGAGACCAGCGATAATGGCGATATCATATGTGTATTGTCGAGAGAGGCGGATAAGCCGCATACATGGCAGTTCATCGAGAAGCCCACTGACAGCAATCACACTATTTTGACTCAAATCATTATCGACAATTATAATCTCATAATTTGTGTAGCTACCCATTAATCTCTGTGAGAGCCTACGACAATAGTCGGGAAAACCATCAAAGTCGCGCGTTACGACAATAACCGACACAAAGATATCTTGTTTACTCGATTTTTTATTTGTCTTAGTCGAACTATTTTTTGCCATATAGCTTGTCTAACTCCTCGTACACATCGTAAATATTATCTAGCTTACCGCCCATTATACAAACATACCCATCATAGCCCAAATTGGCCTTAAACAAAATAGGACGGCTATCATCATCTTCACTCTTAACAAGCACTGTTTTTACTTCAACGATCGACTCCTCGTATTTCATGTCCTTGAGGGCTGGGATAAAACGCACCACATCGTTATACATTTGTTTGTAATTACTCTGGAAAGAACTTTTGTCGAGATAGGCGTGAGTGTCAATTTTCTCAGCCGGCGTATCCTCGTTGTCAACCCATGACTCGTGCGGCGTATACCTGACATGAGAGAGTGTATATAATCCCCTGGAGGGAAACGGCATAATAGAGAAAAACGGACCGTCCATCACCGTAATACTAAAGTCCTTTAGATGCTCCGGCAAGCTCACCAAACACATCTCTGTAACTTCATGCTTCAAGCCAACAAGCGGTATATTTGATGCACGATGAAGCGTGTTAATATTGGCATACGTACAATTTAATACGAAGTCGCCCCTGAATTTGCCACTATCAGTGACAACGCACAGCCCATCTGGCGTTTCATCAATCATAGTAACGCGACAACCTGTGTGAAGCGTTATTCCCGGACGATCGTTGATTTGCCGCAGTAAGTCGTCTCTCAGGGCGTGGGCATTAAAGGCATATTCTTTAACCTTAAAGACTTCTTCAATGAGATTTTTATTAAACATTTTTTGAATGTTTGGCGGAGCTACCGCTATATCTGCCTCAATCTTATCCGCAAAATTCTTGAATTGATGTGCATTAACCTTGGATAGATGCTTGGCAACAGCATAGTATTTATTAAAATCTGAATGAATTGCCGCTCCAAACTGTTTCGTAAAGCGTGGAAAATTAACCGCTGAACGATATCCCGTTAGAATACTTCTCGGGTAGTGATAGCCATTGTGTACCCTAG
This region includes:
- a CDS encoding FAD-dependent oxidoreductase, translated to MHNKTVIIGGGFYGLSVALYLYDTLGVKNIDILEKEKQTMTRASYVNQARVHNGYHYPRSILTGYRSAVNFPRFTKQFGAAIHSDFNKYYAVAKHLSKVNAHQFKNFADKIEADIAVAPPNIQKMFNKNLIEEVFKVKEYAFNAHALRDDLLRQINDRPGITLHTGCRVTMIDETPDGLCVVTDSGKFRGDFVLNCTYANINTLHRASNIPLVGLKHEVTEMCLVSLPEHLKDFSITVMDGPFFSIMPFPSRGLYTLSHVRYTPHESWVDNEDTPAEKIDTHAYLDKSSFQSNYKQMYNDVVRFIPALKDMKYEESIVEVKTVLVKSEDDDSRPILFKANLGYDGYVCIMGGKLDNIYDVYEELDKLYGKK